The sequence AAGCAGAACCAAGCGCAGCCATTAACGAGCCCACCATAATAATATTTAGTAGAAGGAAAGTGAAAAACCAGGGTAGTAAATCATATGGAATTGATTCTGAAAATCCCATTTGTGTGGCTGCAATTGCTCCACCAATTATATAAACACTTGAGCCAATTATCGATACTAAAATGCTTCCAAGAATTTTGCTCATCATAAACTGAAATGGAGTTACCGACCCAAGAATTACTTCTGCAATCCTTTCGGTTTTTTCTTCCATAACTGCACTCAGCAATGGTATGGTAAACATCATTACCATCATAAACATAATCATCATTAAAATATATGGTACAGCAACAGCTTCACCGATATTGCTTTTTTTGGCATCTTTCACGCTGCCGGTTTCTTCATTTATACTAAAAAGTCCCATACCTTCCATTTCTATCCAGTAAAAAAGGTCTTTCGATTGTTCAGCAGGAATATTTAAATCGACAACCCTAAGTTGTCTTAGCTGATTGTTTATGATTCTTGAAATCCAACTGCGAATATCGTCCATCATGGAATTTTCCGAATAATAATACATTCGGTATTTCTCTCTGTCGTCTCCCGGATGTAAAATTTCAGGGCCGATTTCAACAAAAGCATGTAATTTCTTTTTACTAACCCGTTCTGAGAGATCAAGTTTT comes from Bacteroidota bacterium and encodes:
- a CDS encoding ABC transporter permease, translating into MRKIFILTKREFLTAVRTKSFLIGLIIAPIFMGGSFAVIKLFEDKVDIVDKNIVVIDHSGIMAESLEQISEERNKNIYDETTKEKIRPAYNIEIVEPEKDNLEQQKLDLSERVSKKKLHAFVEIGPEILHPGDDREKYRMYYYSENSMMDDIRSWISRIINNQLRQLRVVDLNIPAEQSKDLFYWIEMEGMGLFSINEETGSVKDAKKSNIGEAVAVPYILMMIMFMMVMMFTIPLLSAVMEEKTERIAEVILGSVTPFQFMMSKILGSILVSIIGSSVYIIGGAIAATQMGFSESIPYDLLPWFFTFLLLNIIMVGSLMAALGSACDNSKDAQSLQFPAMLPVLLPMFVMFPMLKAPLGAFSTAMSLIPPFTPMLMTVRMATPVNIPVWQPIVGLFGVILFTALIVWISGRIFRTCILMQGTPPKFMNLVKWAVKG